The genomic region TCTTTAATTCCCTCTTTAATTCCCTCTTTAATTCCCTCTTTAATTCCCTCTTTAATTTCTTCCATTTTACCTTCCATTTTCCATTTTCCTGTTAAGGTCATCATTTCTTTTTCACCTCCAAAAACCTCTTTTAGCATCTGTTCTATCTTTTCTGTATCTTCTTTTACTGCTACTATGTAATCAAGAATAAAATATATACATTCTGAATCCTTATATAAAGCCAATCTTTTAAAAATTATATCCAAATTTTCTTCGTTTTCAAAAATATATTTCATGGTCAAGAGGCTTAAAACAGTACAATAGTCTTCATAAGATATTAACTTTCCGTCATCAATTTTGCTTAAATCTAATAGTCTTCATAAGATATTAACTTTCCGTCATCAATTTTGCTTAAATCTATAAGTGTATAGTTGAGGTTTGACGTAAGCTCTTCTAATGTTCTATCTAAATTTTCTGGCAGTTTTGTTGGAATGTTCCAGTTTTCTTTTCCATGATATAAAACAATGTTGATGATAGGTGGATATTTTTTATTTTCTTTCAAAGATTCTTCCCATAAAACAGCTTCATAGTATTTTAACTGTATTGGTAAGTTTGGGTCTACGTACGATTTATGTTCAAAAACCAATCTTAAAAAAGCATCATTGTTTTTAATCTTAAAAGAATAAAGTAAGTCAAGCATAAATTTTTTCTTTTTCTTTGAAAGCTTTTCAGTATTGACAAGTTTCAAGCTATCTATTTCAATCTTTTTAGATAATTTTGGTAGAAAAATATCAATAAGGGTTTTTACACTTTTTGGATTCGAAAAGACAATCTTAAAAAACCAATCATGTGGCTGTAAATCTTCTTTTTTCATACTAACAGTTAAATAACATTGCCTGTTTTAACTGGTCTGCCTTTTCTTTGCCTGCTAATTTTTCTACTATTTTTAAAGCAAAACATGCAGCTGTTCCTGGTCCCCTTGATGTCAATACATTTGAATCTTCAACGACTATATCTTCTAAGTAATCAACATTTCCAAGTTTTTCTTTGTAAGTTGGATAGGATGTAGCTTTTTTTCCTTCAAGAACTCCTGCATTTGCAAGGACGTACGGAGCTGCACAAATTGCACCTGTAAGCTTTCCTTTGTTGTAGAAATCTTGTATTAACTTTTTAACTCTCTCGTCTGCATTAAGGTTATCTGTTCCTGGCTGACCGCCGGGTAAGACAATCATGTCAAAATCTTCAGCTTTTATAGTATCTATGGTAGTATCCGGTAAAACTTTTACACCCCTTGCGCTTATAATTGGTCCTTCGTGAAGTCCTGCTATTATAGTTTCTATTCCAGCTCTTCTTAAAATGTCTATAATGCTCATTGCCTCTATTTCTTCAAAACCGTCTGCTAAAGGTACTACTACTCTTGCCATGATCTACCCTCCTGTTTAAGATATTCCTACTTCTGTAAAAATTTCATCTAACACTGGATAAATTCCTGTAAAGCATGCTGTACAGTAACTTTTAGATTTTGCAGCTTCTATCATTCCTTCTAACGAAAGATAATAAAGACTATCTGCACCTATGAATTTTCTTATTTCTTCAACAGTCATCTGGGATGCTAAGAGTTCTTCTTTTGTCGGTGTGTCTATTCCGTAATAACAAGGACTAATTACAGGCGGTGAGCTTATAAGCATGTGAACTTCCTTAGCACCGGCTTTTCTAAGCATGTTTACTATTTTTTTGCTTGTCGTCCCTCTAACGATTGAGTCATCAACAACGATAACTCTCTTTCCTTCTATTGCTTCTCTAACTGGATTTAGTTTTAATCTTACTGATAGATCTCTGATTTCTTGAAGTGGCTGTATAAAAGTTCTACCAACATAATGATTTCTTATAAGACCAATTTCAAAAGGAATTTTACTTTCTTCACTGTATCCCATTGCTGCAAGTAATCCAGAATCTAAAACAGGAATTACACAATCTGCATCTATTGGATATTCTCTTGCAAGCCTTCTTCCCATTTCTTTTCTGATTTCATACACCCAATCTTTAAAAATTTTGCTATCCGGTCTTGCAAAGTAAACAAACTCAAAGATACATTTTTTTGGATTTTCTGTATGCTCAAACGGATAGTATGACCTTATTCCAGCATCGTCTATGACGAGTACCTCACCCGGATTTATATCTCTTAAATATTCAGCATCTACAATATCAAATGCACAACTTTCTGATGCGACAAAATAACTTCCAAATCTATTTTTTCCGAGAGCTAACGGTCTAAATCCGTATGGGTCCCTTATGGCTATAAGCTGTTTTTCTCTCAAAATTAGCAGAGAATATGCACCTTTTACCTTTCTCATTGCTTCAAAAACATGTGGCAGAAAATCTTCATCATTTTTATGAAGGTTTATATGTGGTGGAGCGGGTTGTTTAGACCTTGCTATAAGATGTATAAATACTTCTGTATCTGATGTAGACCTAAAAATTGCACCTTCCATTTCAAGCTCATGTCTTAATCTCATTGCATTGACAAGATTTCCATTGTGGGCGATTGCAAAACTTCCACCGTAAAAGTGAGCAAAGAAAGGTTGAATATTTTTTGGATTAGAACCGCCAGCTGTTGAATACCTTACATGACCTATTGCCAAATCTCCTTTTAATTC from Sulfurihydrogenibium sp. harbors:
- a CDS encoding Rpn family recombination-promoting nuclease/putative transposase, which codes for MKKEDLQPHDWFFKIVFSNPKSVKTLIDIFLPKLSKKIEIDSLKLVNTEKLSKKKKKFMLDLLYSFKIKNNDAFLRLVFEHKSYVDPNLPIQLKYYEAVLWEESLKENKKYPPIINIVLYHGKENWNIPTKLPENLDRTLEELTSNLNYTLIDLSKIDDGKLISYEDY
- the purF gene encoding amidophosphoribosyltransferase, giving the protein MCGIFGVYNNKSAAELTYLGLHALQHRGQESAGIAVSDGYDINLKLGQGLVNVAIKEEDLKELKGDLAIGHVRYSTAGGSNPKNIQPFFAHFYGGSFAIAHNGNLVNAMRLRHELEMEGAIFRSTSDTEVFIHLIARSKQPAPPHINLHKNDEDFLPHVFEAMRKVKGAYSLLILREKQLIAIRDPYGFRPLALGKNRFGSYFVASESCAFDIVDAEYLRDINPGEVLVIDDAGIRSYYPFEHTENPKKCIFEFVYFARPDSKIFKDWVYEIRKEMGRRLAREYPIDADCVIPVLDSGLLAAMGYSEESKIPFEIGLIRNHYVGRTFIQPLQEIRDLSVRLKLNPVREAIEGKRVIVVDDSIVRGTTSKKIVNMLRKAGAKEVHMLISSPPVISPCYYGIDTPTKEELLASQMTVEEIRKFIGADSLYYLSLEGMIEAAKSKSYCTACFTGIYPVLDEIFTEVGIS
- a CDS encoding DJ-1 family glyoxalase III → MARVVVPLADGFEEIEAMSIIDILRRAGIETIIAGLHEGPIISARGVKVLPDTTIDTIKAEDFDMIVLPGGQPGTDNLNADERVKKLIQDFYNKGKLTGAICAAPYVLANAGVLEGKKATSYPTYKEKLGNVDYLEDIVVEDSNVLTSRGPGTAACFALKIVEKLAGKEKADQLKQAMLFNC